Part of the Aquimarina sp. TRL1 genome, AAAGGGTTTTCTGGCTTTCCTAAGTTAAAGTGATCATGAAATTCGGATATATTGCTAAACGTAAAATTGGATGTTTTCATTAGTCAAATGCATTATTGAACCCTTTATTTATTACATGGCTTTCCACCATTGATTTGAAGTTGAATCTTCCTGATCAATATATGTTAATTTTCCGATTTCAGGAATAAGAACATCTATATTTAGTTCTTCGGCCTTTTTCAGCACTCGTTGTACCGGGTCTGTCCAGCTGTGTTGTGCTAATTTAAAAGCTCCCCAATGAATAGGCATAATCTTTTTAGCTTTTACATCTACTCCAGCCTGTGCTGTTTCTTCCGGAAACATATGAACACTAGGCCATAGTGTATTGTATTGCCCACATTCCATAAAGGCAATATCAAATGGTCCGTATGTATCTCCAATAGTTTTAAAATGCGATGCATATCCGCTATCTCCGCTAAAAAATATCTTTTCCGTTGGCGATTGTATGATCCAGGAACACCAAAGTGTCGTATCTCTATCAGATACACCACGACCAGAAAAATGTTGTGCAGGAGTGCTGATAAAAGTCAGCTCATTGAATGAAGCCTTTTGTCCCCAATCTAATTCCACGATTTTTTCCTTTGGAACTCCCCATGCTATCAGATGTTTTCCAATCCCTAAAGGGGTAAAAAAACGGCGGACCTTATCTTTTAATTGAATAATAGATTCATAATCCAGATGATCGTAGTGATCATGAGAGATCAAAACTGCATCAATCTGAGGGATTTGTGCTATTTCGATTGGTAAGCTATCGCTAAAACGTTTACCTCCTAACCAGGGATGTGGAGCTGGCACCTCACTCAACATCGGGTCGATAAGGATATTTTGACCCTGTGTCTGCATTAAAAAAGCAGAATGTCCAAACCACATAAAACGAGTTTTTTCATGTGCATATGCCGCTATATTTATAGAATCCACCTTTTGTACCATAAGATCAGAGGCTGGGCGTGATTCCGGAATGCTTTTAAACATTCCTCCAATTGCTTTCAGCATATCTTTTCCGCTCATATCCATTTTGACACCACCTAAATTACTGAATTTTCCATCTTTATAATTTTCTGATTTTGCATATTCTTTTTGCTGTTCTTTTGTCGCTTTTCCACCAAACTGTGGACTCATCGTTACAAATAACAGCCCTACAATGGTCATAACACCCATTACAATTCCTATGGTTATTAACATCTTTTTTATAATTTTTACAATTCTTTTCATTAATTATTACAAATCATTTTCAAAGCCTTTATAAGCTCAATATAGCAAAGACTAATATTGAGGAGAAACCCATTTACCCAAAAGTACCTATCGTCAGAAGAGAATTTCTATTAACCAGTTCCCTGGATTCCCGTTTCTCAAAAAAGCCGTTCATTACTATGTGTATAAGTTTTATACTTTGATTACAAAATTACAGCAATCATCTCCTCACAAACGTATACATTTTCGTAAGAAACGTATACATTTTGGAGGTATGTTTTTATGTGTCAGAGAGCTTACAGTTTTGAAACTACTCTTGCGGGTAGCATAAAAACATTGAGATACCCTTAGTTTTGACAGTAGAAAACAAATATTAATAAATGGAAAAATTGGTATACTACTTCTTTTTACATGCTAAATCATCCTCATGAAAAATATACTTTTTATACTATCGATGTTGCTGTTTCTTCACGTATCAGCACAAGAACCTCTAGAAGCTACTCAGTGGCAGGAAGACCTTCGTTTTTTGCAAAACACCATCCATAAGGACTATCCCTTTCTTTTTGTAAAAACTACCAAAGAAGATTTTGATGCAGCAGTAACCACCTTATACAATGACATTCCGAATTTACAAACACACGAAATTATTGTGGGAATGTCCCGAATCATATCTTTATTCAAATACGGACATACCTATGTTAGTTTTCATCAAAAACCATATGAATTTTCACAACTCCCGTTTAATTTATATGCATTTAACGATGGAATTTATATTCAGGGAGCACATAAGAACTACTCCAAAGCAGTTGGTGCCAAAGTCATTGCAATAGAAGGGAAGCCAATCGCAGCAGTTCTAAAAGCAATTGAACCGACTGTAGAAGTAGAGAATTCGCAGTACTTTAAAGCTTATGGAATTAATAATATGCGTTATCCTGAAATCTTACATGCTCAAAAAATTACCAAAACCCTACAAAATACGATTACATTCACGTTAGAAAAAAATGGGAAGGAATTCACACAATCTTTTACCACATTGCCCAAAGGAGAGCGGGTACCTACCCACCGGGGTTATGTGCATCAAAAAGGCGATTGGTTAGATTCCAGGGATCAATCTACCACACCTTTATACCTGCAACAGCTGGATAAGGTCTATTTCTCTGAATATTTAACCAAAGAAAAGGCGATGTATGTTCGACATAGCCGAATTAAAGATGAAGCCGAAGAGAGTACCAAGGATTTTTATACCCGCGTTCTTAATGAAGTAGCAACAAAGGGGGCAGAGAAATTAATCATTGATCTGCGTTTAAACGGGGGAGGAAACAACTATTTGAACAAAGAGGTTATAAAAACACTTATTAAAGCTGAAAAAATCAATACAATAGGAAAGTTATTTGTTATTATTGGAAAACGAACCTTTTCTGCCTGTCAGAATCTAGTTAATGAAATTGACAATTATACCAATGTTATTTTCGTAGGAGAACCCACAGCAGAGAACATCAATTTCTGGGGAGATAATCGTCCTGTATCATTGCCTAACAGTGGGATTAATGTCTCCTTATCATATTTGTGGTGGCAGGATAAACCAGCATTAGAAAATGCTCCCTGGATAGCCCCTAGTATTCCGGTGACCATGAGTTTTGAGGAGTATGCCCATAATCAGGATCCTGTGCTGGAAGCCGCATTACGATTTGAGGTAACAGATTTTAAACCGAAGCCGATGGACTATGTTATCCATTTATACTTATCCGGACAAACACAAAAACTAGCAGAAGAACTTCCTAAAATGATCCAGGACCCACTTTATGCATTTTTTGATTTTGAAAACGGATTACTCAAGGTAGGAAACATTTTGCTGCAGAGTGGCCGTGCTCCACAAATTCAGGCATCTATTCAAGTATTTTCTATGGTGTTAGGGTTGTTTCCAGATTCTGCAAGTGCACATACTTATCTAGGACGCTCCTATATAGCCTTGGGACAACCCGAAAAAGCAGCAGCAGTACTTCATAAAGCAATTTCTCTAGATACTGATGGAGAAATAAGGAAGGTGGCTACAACTCTTTTATCCGAACTCTCCAATGACTAACATAGCATTTTGATGTTTTTATAATTAGGTTGGAATGTTTCCCCAGGCATTCCAACATTAAAAACGGGAATCGTTTAGATACTGTTAGTTTTAGCGTATACTGTTGAATGATATCAGGTTGCTTTGATTAGAAGCAGCCTGTTTTGTGTTATAGTTTATTCTCTTATTTAGAATTTCGAATCAGAAGTAAAGTACTTCGATTCATGGAATTATTTTGTATAATTTTTATTCAATTGTGGAATCCCACAAGGTATTAGTTCTACGATCTATTATTTTCGGGTAACAATTTGATTATAAACAAATAAAAATAAATGTAAAATGACAATCATAGCCATTAAACCGGGACCAAAGCCTAAAAAGAAAGATGGTACCTTGGATAAAAGAAGAAGAGATAATAAAAATACACCAGGTAATAAACCTTCATTAAAACCAAGCAAATCAACTAAAAATTAAACTCTAAATCACAAAAAATCACGTAGTATACATATGGATTGAAGAACTTTTCAATCCATATGTATTTATTGTTACACCTAGACCTATTTGATACTACTGATTTTTAGAACTTATTTTATGTATGATCGTGGTAAATCCATTTTGACTAAAAGTTAAGCCACTACTATTATCTTCAATTTTGGTTAATGTAGCTCCAACTGCCGTATCATAAAGCGTATTTTTGTCTTTTTGCATCAATTCACTTTTTATTCCCTGAGCTTCAACAATCAAAAATAGTTTATTCTTTTCTCGCTTAATTTCAAATGTTAAGTTAGCCTCTTTTAATACGTATTTCCCTGGTATTTCTTTGAAGTCTGCAATGTTTATTGCCTTAAAATCTTCAATGTTTTCATTATTTAAATAAGCAAACAAGTCGTTTTTTAATGATTTCTCAAAAGGTATTCTATGAGAGTTTGTAAATAATAGAAATAGATTATTAGTTTCAGGGATATAGGCATTTCTAAAAGCATATCCAACATTGTTTCCTCCATGACTAACATAGGGGATCCCTTTATACTCAGACTTAAATAAACCTAACCCATATATTTCATTTCCAGATTCCATCATAAGGGTAACCGTTTCTTTTTTGAGTAGTTTTTCAGTTTCAAAAAGAGCGTTGTAAAAAACGGCCATATCAGATAAGGTAGAAGCAATACTTCCTGCCGAATAAGCTATATTCGCATAAAATTTATAATCCAAATATTCTGTAACGTCTTTTTCTTTGTGATATGGCGGAGCCAGATTTGGTAAATTCTTATGTACATAAGGATAAGAATGTTTCATCTGTAAAGGTTCAATAATACGTTCTCTAACTAAATCAAAATAACTTTTATCCGTTATTTTTTCCAGAATTCTTCCGAGTAAAAAATAGTTGGTATTACAATAATCAAACTTACCTACCATATCAGGAGTATTCTTTTTAACCAGGTTTAACAGGTTTTCGTTATAGAGGGAATCTTTTTTTGCATAAAAAATAGTATAGATGTTTTTGCCAATAACTTCATCTAACCCGCTTTCATGCGTTAATAATTGTTTAATTGTCAAAGAAGCATCTACGTTCTGTATTGGTTTTACATATTTTCCAATAGTATCGGTTAATGTTAGATTTCCTTTTTCGACTTCCTGTAATAAAAGAACAGCCGTAAAAGTTTTAGTAGCACTTCCAATATTAAAAACATTGTTTTCGTGTAGATCAAAATTACCTAGACTGATCGTTTTTATTTCCTCATTCTTTTTAACAAGGACAGCAATCCCTTTGTTTTGTTCTTTTAATAAAGCATTAAATTTTTGCTTAATACGATTTAGTGTACTGTCTTGTGCAAATGATAGACTCTGTATTAATAATAGTAGCGTAATTATAGTGTATTTTCCTATTTTCATGATGAGATTGTTTTTAAATGACCTTCCAAAACTCTCTCAATAAATAAGTATTACAAAATAAGAATGACAAACAACCAGAATAAAGTGATAACTGTAAAAAGGTCGTATTATCATTAAAAAAAGCATGTTGAACCCCAACTGAAGCATCCTTATCCGTAAAATCGAAAAATAGGTTTCTTTGGTAGAAAGTAAAAGTTGGACATAATCTTAAAAATTATGAGTGCGCTGTAAGAGTTTATGCAGTATTATTTTATCTATAAAAGACAAAAACTCTATTTCTGTTTATGTTCTAATGATAATGGAAATACTGCGGAAAACTTTACCATAATCAAGATATTAATAAGCGATTATTACAAGCGTTAAATTATAAAAACGTCAGAATCCAATAATAATCTAACCCCCACAACCAGCAATAATACTGCGAATGCTTTTTTTAATGTTGCTGCGGGTAATGTATGGGCTAGTTTTGCTCCGATACGAGCGGTAAAAAAGCTAGCCAAACTCACACAAATAAATGCATAAATGTGCACAAAACCCAATACCCCATTAGGTAATGCTTCTTTTACATCGGCATCAACAAATTGCCCAAAAAAAAGAAATCCAACAGCCCCAGCAACAGCAATAGGTAAGCCACAGGCAGCCGATGTACCCACTGCATTCTGAATTTTTAAACCGTAATAACTCAAAAACGGAACAGTTAATGTCCCTCCACCAATACCAAAAATAGCAGAAACAAGACCGATAAAACCTCCTAAACCAGTTTGCCCAATAGGCGATGGAAGTTTGCTAAAATCATTTTCTTCTAAGGCTTTATTTTTCATAAACAACATTTTTATTCCTACCAAAAACGCACCTACTCCAATTATTGCCTGAAGTGATTTACCATTAATAATAGATGCAACACCTGCACCGATCAATGAACCAATTACTAATCCCGGCGCCATACGCTTCCATACACTCCAATTTACTGCACCTTCACTATTGTGCGCCCGAAGTGAACTAATAGAGGTAACAATAATAGTAGCAAGAGATGTCCCAATACCAACATGTGTAAGTGCAGCTTCTGGGATGCCTTGTGCTGCAAAAATGTAAATTAATGCGGATACAATTATCATTCCGCCACCGATACCAAACAAGCCTGCAAGTATGCCAGCAAATGCACCTGCAGCGAGATAGTAAAGAATAAATATATTCATAAATAAATTAAATTTTTTAATAGGTTCATTTGTATGAATGCAGATCTCCTATGATTTTATTTCATCAAATCTACGTTTAATGAAGTAAAATCATCAAACTAAATATCAAAAATAGAAACCATTTTCTAATTAATATATCAAGGGGGCTAAATTCCAAATTCTTTGCGTATAATTTCTGCTCCTGCACTTAGGGCACTTAACTTATCTCTTGCTACGTTTCGAGATAAAGGAGCCATCCCACAGTTTGTACAAGGGTAAAGATTTTCGATATCAACAAATTCAAGAGCTTTACGTAGCGTATCAGCTACTTCTTCTGGTGTTTCAATAGTATTGGTAGCCACATCAATTGCTCCGACCATTACTTTTTTACCACGAACAAGTTCAATTAAATTAAACGGTACACGTGAGCCATGACATTCTAATGACACCATATCAATAGTAGAATTTTGAATTCTAGGAAGAATTTCTTCGTATTGACGCCACTCTGATCCCAATGTTTTTTTCCAATCATTATTGGCTTTTATTCCATAACCGTAACAAATATGTACCCCAGTTTCACACTCTACCCCTTCGATGGCTCTTTCTAGGGTTGCCATTCCCCAATCGTTTACTTCTTCAAAGAAAACATTAAATGCGGGTTCATCAAACTGGATAATATCTACTCCTGCCTCTTGCAATTCCCTTGCTTCTTCATTGAGTACTTTCGCAAATTCCCATGCTAATTTTTCTCGACTTTTGTAATGGTTATCATACAGTGTATCTACCATTGTCATCGGTCCGGGTAATGCCCATTTTATAGGCTTATCAGTTTGTGTACGTAAAAATTTAGCATCATCAACAAAAACTGCTTTTTGACGTGCAATCTCATCTATCACAACAGGAACACTCGCATCATAACGGTCACGAATTTTTACAATTTTACGGTTTTCAAAATCTACACCACTCAAATGCTCAATAAAAGTCGTTACAAAATGTTGACGTGTTTGCTCACCATCACTAATTATATCAACTCCTGCCAATTGTTGTTCATGTAAAGAAATTCGTAATGCATCTTGTTTCCCTTCAAGTAACTGATCACCTTCCAATTTCCAAGGTGACCAAAGTTTTTCGGGGGGGGCAAGCCAAGCAGGCTTGGGTAAACTCCCAACAGTAGAGGTTGGTAATAATTTCTTCATTGTAAAATATTTTAATAGGTTGTGTTAATTAAATAGTGAGATTAGAAGACCACCGCTCCAGGATACTTTTGTAGGGCTTAATAAAATGTTTTTCGGCAAATTTACCTTGCTCAATTGCTAATTGAGTACGTTCTTCCCGATCGTATACAATTTTTGTTAAAGAATGATCTTGATTTTTCAAACTAGGTTTATAGCAATGACCTGCGACAGCATTTGCATTATAAATTTCAGGCCTATAAATCTTTTGGAACGTTTCCATTGTACTAATGGTACTTATTAGTTCCAGATTTGTATAATCAGCTAGTAAGTCGCCAAAGAAATAAAACGCCAGAGGAGCAACACTATTAGGTGGCATAAAATAACGAACCTGCAAGCCCATTTTTTTGAAGTATTGTTCTGTTAAAGAAGATTTGTTGGGTTCGTATTCAAAACCTACTATTGGGTGGTGGTTTCCTGTTCGGTGATACGTTTTATTGTCTGATACACTCAGGCATATGACAGGTAGTTTGACAAAGTGTTTTTTGTAATTTTCTGAATTTATAAAACACTTAAATATATTACCGTGCAATGCTCCAAAATTATCAGGGGTACTAAAACTATCTGTATACTTGTTATGTTCTAAAAGTAACACGCTAAAATCATAATCGCGGACATATGAAGAAAAGTTATTCCCCACAATGCCTTCAATGCATTTGCTTGTTTTATGATCGATAATATGTGTTTTTAAAATCTCAATCGCTGGGAATGTCTTACCATTGCCATTAATATCTAAGTCGACAGAAACAATTTCTAATTCAACCGAGTAGCGATCTTTATCAGGGTTGTCCCAGTTCGCCAGGGTATTAAAACGATTGTTAATCATATTAATCGTGTTGTGTAAGTTTTCTTGACGATTTGCTCCTCTTGCCAGGTTCGCAAAGTTGGTGGTTGTACGAGTGCTGTTGGACGGAATATAGTTTTCATCAAAACAAATACTCTTTAGTGTGAACCTAATATCATTCTTCATTGTATTCTCGATAGTTTCAATAGCTTCCTGTATGATCGATTTCATCTTATTCATATAGTTTTTATACCCTGCAAATATCAAAATAAAAGATTATTTAATTACAATTGGATTATAAATAGGATAAAATATCTTTATATTGGAAACTATTAGATAAAATATCTTTTCTTTGTAGAGATTTAATTCATCAAAAGAAAATTTATCTATGTCCGATTTAGACCAAACTGATTTGAAATTATTAAAGTTGCTTCAACAAAGCGGGAAATTAACCACAAAAGAAATTGCACAACAGGTTAATCTATCGCCAACTCCTGTTTATGAAAGAATCAGGCGTTTGGAAAAGGAAGGCATCATCAAAAAATACGTCGCATTGGTTGAAGCCGAAAAAGTAGGGAAGGGGCTTATCGTTTTCTGTGATATTACGTTAAAAGAGCATACTAAAGAAATAGGTCATCAATTTGTACAGGATATTATGTCTTCTGAGTATGTCTGTGAGTGTTATAATATTTCGGGGGATTATGATTTTAGGTTAAAGGTGATGGTAAGGGATATGAAACATTATCAAGATTTTGTTCTCAATAGTTTAGGTTCAATTAAAAATATTGGGAGTGCTCATAGTACATTTGTTATGGGAGTTATAAAACATGACTATGCTGTACCGATATAAATTGTAATATCTGGCTAGGGAATATTCAATGTATATTTCTAAGTAGAAGCGCTGTTTTATATAATGCACCTTTGTTATGTGATTTTACTTTGGTGAAAAGCGAAGTTTTCTTGTACTACAATTTCTTTAAAAGTTTTCTAACGAAAAGTTTCTTAAAAAAAAGCTAATGAAACACTTATTACCCGTTCGATGATAGGGGAGTAGGGGAAACCAACCTTTAGGAGGTTCACGATTTCCAATAAACAATAGAAAACAATGAGTAATGTGTGTGGAATGGGGATATTTTTCTTAATTTTTATGTAGAAGTGAGGGGTTTCCGTAATCTTATTTATGTAATAATATCTATATTTCAGAAGTTGAATTTTTAACCAAAAAACCACCAAGTTTTGATACAAGAAGAAATTATTACGTCATATACTCTAGAATCCCGTGAAACTTTAAAGTCCTTTGAAAGCGAATGGTCATTAACTAGGGTTAAAAAAATGACTTTGGAAGAATATGTTTCTGTGGATAATCGAACTACATTTTGTTATTGGGTAGAAACAAAAACAAGACACATCGGAAGTATTAAAGGTTCAACTTCAATTAAGTTTGGGATATATAAGCCAAATAAAAATAGAGATATTAATGAAATCGAAAGATTTACTCATGATGAAGAATATGTCTGGTCTAAGCGTTATGGTAATTCACGTGAAGAAGTTTTTCGGAAGATAAAATCAAATATAATTGCTATCATTGAAAATACTCAAAGTGGTAATTTCAGAGCTATTGATACTATTGATATTAGTCATATGTTCAAATGGAAAATAGCTTTTTTATATTCTAAAGAAAACCTTTTACCTATTTATAAAAAAGATGTTGTTATATATGAATGTCTTAGAGTAGGCATTAACACAAAAAATAAGCCTTTCTCATATTTAATTGATTCTCTTTATACTAAAAAACCTAAAGGACAATCTGTTTTTGATTATATGGGTGAAGTTTTTTCAAGAGTAAGATATAAACCTAATTATTATTTATTAGAATCTAATTATGAGCAATTTAATGGTAATTATAAAGATGTTTTACCATTAATGTTGTCAGGAAATGTTATTTCTGTTGGATTTGAACATGATTTAAATTTGGAAGAATATATTGGAGATGAAGAAAGTTTAAAACTGGAATTAGAAAGTAGAAATGTAAAACAATCTAGTAAAAATGAATTGTTAAAATTTATAAAAATTAGACCAGGTGACATCATAGGGTTAAAAAAAAGAACTAACGATAATAAAGTTATAGTTAATGCCTACGCTTTAGTATTAGGATATGATGATGAAGTTATTTATTCTACTGATAAAGAATTAGTGCATTGTTTGAAAGTTGATTTTTTTGAGTCGGATGTTAACAAAAAAATTAATGTAAATAGGGCACATACCATGCATGAAATAGAAAAAGAAATAGAGATAGAAACTATTTTTGGGTCATATGGGGAAACAGAAGTTCGAAATATTACAACAAATAGTTTAGGGGTAGATTACAAAAAAGAAAGAAAATATGAAGTAACTACACAAGCAAGAACATATATTGTAAACTCTATTCATGATAAACTTCAAAATCAATGTTCAAGTTATTTAAAAGAAAAGCTAGGAAATAGTGGCGTTGTTAAGCTTGAAAAAGATTTCATTGATATTAAAGTAAATCTAACAAACGGAAAAATTCAATTATATGAAGTTAAGCCATATCAAAATCCTTCATATTGTATCAGAGAAGCCTTAGGGCAATTGTTATATTATGCATCTAGAACTACTGAACAAATAGATTTGATAGCCATAGTTGGTCCTAATATATTAGATACCAGAGCTCAATCTTATTTTGATTATGTAAAGAGGAATGTTAATTTTCCTTTTGAATATATAAGTGCAAACAAGGAATTTGGTTAGTGAGGAGTTAATTAGACTCCTTAGTAGGAACTAATAACTCTCTAATATCCACATCCAAAATCTCAGCAATAGGCTTTAAATCTTTTAAATGCGGTTGTGATTTATTATTACACATAGAAGTTTTTACATAATTGCTGACGATATAGAACACCTGACGGTGTCGTTACTATATCTGCAACTATGTAAAATACTACGTATGCGCCAATTTGTTATAATAAATATATTTGTACTATAATGTACTTGCGTTATGTCACTTTGCTTTGGGAAAAGCAAAGTTTATTTCCTCTACATTTTCTTTAAAAGTTTTCTAACGAAATGTTCCTTTTAAAAAAGGTAATGAAACACTTATTACCCGAAACGACGATAGGAGAGTAGGGGAATGTGTGTGGAATGGGAATATTTCCCTCAATTTTATTTAAAAATGAGGGTTTCCCGTAAATAATTACCTAGCAAATTTACTATTTTTAACGATTTACCAATAATTCATTGTTATACAGAAATTAGCTTTATGTCTTTAACCAAAAAACTTAAGACAATTACTCCAAGGGAAAATAGCGGTTCAGTTTCTTCAAACAGATTTGACTTTCAAAAAAACTGGGCCATTTGTAAGTTAATAGAACTTTCTGAAAAAGAGGATTTTTTGCTAGCCTTTGAATTTTATGAAGATATTATTGTATTTGATTCTTCTAAAGATCCGAATACTATAGATTTTTTTCAAGTAAAGACTAAAGGTAAAGGTAGACACTCAATATCATCATTACTAACAAAAAAAAATGGGAGTTCAATTTTAGGTAAACTTTTTAATAATAAATTGAATTTCAATGATGAAACAAATTCCTTGAATATTATTTCGAATTGTGATTATAAATTAGCTTTAAAAGACGGAGTTGACTTTGGAATTAAAATTTGTTGTAGCGAATTAGATAACATCGAAACAAAAAAAATAGCAGAAAAACTGAGTAACGAACTTTCTATAAGTTGGTTGAAGGAATACCTCGAAATATTATTTCTTGAAAAAAGTGATTTGACTTTAGAACATCATTCTGATTTAACACAACAAAAACTGAATAAATTTATTGAAAGCAAACACGCCGATATAAAATTTAATCCTTCATTAGCATACAATACGATATTTGATGAAGTTAAAAGGAAAAATAACATTGAAAGAAAATTATCATCTTTTGAAGAAATAGTTCAATATAAATCTTTCTCTAAAACAGATTTTGAAGAGATTATTGCAATTGTTGCTAGTGAACCAAATAGGTTTAAAAAGTTAAAATCCGAAATTCTTAATCGATTAGATAGTGAAAATGCTCC contains:
- a CDS encoding MBL fold metallo-hydrolase, giving the protein MKRIVKIIKKMLITIGIVMGVMTIVGLLFVTMSPQFGGKATKEQQKEYAKSENYKDGKFSNLGGVKMDMSGKDMLKAIGGMFKSIPESRPASDLMVQKVDSINIAAYAHEKTRFMWFGHSAFLMQTQGQNILIDPMLSEVPAPHPWLGGKRFSDSLPIEIAQIPQIDAVLISHDHYDHLDYESIIQLKDKVRRFFTPLGIGKHLIAWGVPKEKIVELDWGQKASFNELTFISTPAQHFSGRGVSDRDTTLWCSWIIQSPTEKIFFSGDSGYASHFKTIGDTYGPFDIAFMECGQYNTLWPSVHMFPEETAQAGVDVKAKKIMPIHWGAFKLAQHSWTDPVQRVLKKAEELNIDVLIPEIGKLTYIDQEDSTSNQWWKAM
- a CDS encoding tetratricopeptide repeat protein encodes the protein MKNILFILSMLLFLHVSAQEPLEATQWQEDLRFLQNTIHKDYPFLFVKTTKEDFDAAVTTLYNDIPNLQTHEIIVGMSRIISLFKYGHTYVSFHQKPYEFSQLPFNLYAFNDGIYIQGAHKNYSKAVGAKVIAIEGKPIAAVLKAIEPTVEVENSQYFKAYGINNMRYPEILHAQKITKTLQNTITFTLEKNGKEFTQSFTTLPKGERVPTHRGYVHQKGDWLDSRDQSTTPLYLQQLDKVYFSEYLTKEKAMYVRHSRIKDEAEESTKDFYTRVLNEVATKGAEKLIIDLRLNGGGNNYLNKEVIKTLIKAEKINTIGKLFVIIGKRTFSACQNLVNEIDNYTNVIFVGEPTAENINFWGDNRPVSLPNSGINVSLSYLWWQDKPALENAPWIAPSIPVTMSFEEYAHNQDPVLEAALRFEVTDFKPKPMDYVIHLYLSGQTQKLAEELPKMIQDPLYAFFDFENGLLKVGNILLQSGRAPQIQASIQVFSMVLGLFPDSASAHTYLGRSYIALGQPEKAAAVLHKAISLDTDGEIRKVATTLLSELSND
- a CDS encoding serine hydrolase, giving the protein MKIGKYTIITLLLLIQSLSFAQDSTLNRIKQKFNALLKEQNKGIAVLVKKNEEIKTISLGNFDLHENNVFNIGSATKTFTAVLLLQEVEKGNLTLTDTIGKYVKPIQNVDASLTIKQLLTHESGLDEVIGKNIYTIFYAKKDSLYNENLLNLVKKNTPDMVGKFDYCNTNYFLLGRILEKITDKSYFDLVRERIIEPLQMKHSYPYVHKNLPNLAPPYHKEKDVTEYLDYKFYANIAYSAGSIASTLSDMAVFYNALFETEKLLKKETVTLMMESGNEIYGLGLFKSEYKGIPYVSHGGNNVGYAFRNAYIPETNNLFLLFTNSHRIPFEKSLKNDLFAYLNNENIEDFKAINIADFKEIPGKYVLKEANLTFEIKREKNKLFLIVEAQGIKSELMQKDKNTLYDTAVGATLTKIEDNSSGLTFSQNGFTTIIHKISSKNQ
- a CDS encoding sulfite exporter TauE/SafE family protein, which encodes MNIFILYYLAAGAFAGILAGLFGIGGGMIIVSALIYIFAAQGIPEAALTHVGIGTSLATIIVTSISSLRAHNSEGAVNWSVWKRMAPGLVIGSLIGAGVASIINGKSLQAIIGVGAFLVGIKMLFMKNKALEENDFSKLPSPIGQTGLGGFIGLVSAIFGIGGGTLTVPFLSYYGLKIQNAVGTSAACGLPIAVAGAVGFLFFGQFVDADVKEALPNGVLGFVHIYAFICVSLASFFTARIGAKLAHTLPAATLKKAFAVLLLVVGVRLLLDSDVFII
- a CDS encoding methionine synthase, encoding MKKLLPTSTVGSLPKPAWLAPPEKLWSPWKLEGDQLLEGKQDALRISLHEQQLAGVDIISDGEQTRQHFVTTFIEHLSGVDFENRKIVKIRDRYDASVPVVIDEIARQKAVFVDDAKFLRTQTDKPIKWALPGPMTMVDTLYDNHYKSREKLAWEFAKVLNEEARELQEAGVDIIQFDEPAFNVFFEEVNDWGMATLERAIEGVECETGVHICYGYGIKANNDWKKTLGSEWRQYEEILPRIQNSTIDMVSLECHGSRVPFNLIELVRGKKVMVGAIDVATNTIETPEEVADTLRKALEFVDIENLYPCTNCGMAPLSRNVARDKLSALSAGAEIIRKEFGI
- a CDS encoding DUF1852 domain-containing protein encodes the protein MKSIIQEAIETIENTMKNDIRFTLKSICFDENYIPSNSTRTTTNFANLARGANRQENLHNTINMINNRFNTLANWDNPDKDRYSVELEIVSVDLDINGNGKTFPAIEILKTHIIDHKTSKCIEGIVGNNFSSYVRDYDFSVLLLEHNKYTDSFSTPDNFGALHGNIFKCFINSENYKKHFVKLPVICLSVSDNKTYHRTGNHHPIVGFEYEPNKSSLTEQYFKKMGLQVRYFMPPNSVAPLAFYFFGDLLADYTNLELISTISTMETFQKIYRPEIYNANAVAGHCYKPSLKNQDHSLTKIVYDREERTQLAIEQGKFAEKHFIKPYKSILERWSSNLTI
- a CDS encoding Lrp/AsnC family transcriptional regulator, encoding MSDLDQTDLKLLKLLQQSGKLTTKEIAQQVNLSPTPVYERIRRLEKEGIIKKYVALVEAEKVGKGLIVFCDITLKEHTKEIGHQFVQDIMSSEYVCECYNISGDYDFRLKVMVRDMKHYQDFVLNSLGSIKNIGSAHSTFVMGVIKHDYAVPI
- a CDS encoding dsDNA nuclease domain-containing protein, whose product is MSLTKKLKTITPRENSGSVSSNRFDFQKNWAICKLIELSEKEDFLLAFEFYEDIIVFDSSKDPNTIDFFQVKTKGKGRHSISSLLTKKNGSSILGKLFNNKLNFNDETNSLNIISNCDYKLALKDGVDFGIKICCSELDNIETKKIAEKLSNELSISWLKEYLEILFLEKSDLTLEHHSDLTQQKLNKFIESKHADIKFNPSLAYNTIFDEVKRKNNIERKLSSFEEIVQYKSFSKTDFEEIIAIVASEPNRFKKLKSEILNRLDSENAPMNFRRFFQKNWANIEVEYLKPNNLLFRKIVNVINKVIDENEDLLNDNLSNSMESIYDEVMENKFIKEQFVFDEKHIKLMILKDICDAE